A single Cyprinus carpio isolate SPL01 chromosome A6, ASM1834038v1, whole genome shotgun sequence DNA region contains:
- the LOC109051579 gene encoding cytochrome c oxidase subunit NDUFA4 yields MKMFRTMYKQAKKHPGLMPQFFFMFVGVSGAFLYLMRLARGPYISWDRKNNPEPWNNLGPTYQYKLVAVTTDYESLKKEGPDF; encoded by the exons ATGAAGATGTTCAGAACGATGTACAAGCAGGCGAAGAAGCATCCCGGG CTCATGCCTCAGTTCTTCTTCATGTTTGTGGGAGTGAGTGGAGCTTTTCTCTATCTGATGCGGCTGGCTCGTGGACCTTACATCAG CTGGGACAGGAAGAATAACCCTGAACCATGGAACAATCTCGGCCCGACCTATCAGTACAAG TTGGTGGCCGTCACCACAGACTATGAGAGTCTGAAGAAGGAAGGACCTGACTTTTAA